From the Leptospira biflexa serovar Patoc strain 'Patoc 1 (Paris)' genome, one window contains:
- a CDS encoding TrmH family RNA methyltransferase produces the protein MGNKSDSVPMKALKVSVRNAEFQIISALRTNRTKRSQEKEVFVEGTEPIKQLLAARWKVTRILYRENVPLSSWAKEVLSLHKEAKQFEVKEELYLELSEKETPSELLITAKIKESELTIQSKKTEQQSNQNKPFYLLFDRPSDLGNFGSLLRSADAFQVDCVFVIGHSIDVYDPKVIRSSLGTLFHTKLVFVNEFESLVRFVQMEKKRNGLVVVGSDSSGDSNLREVSIQTPILLILGNEKKGMSVQLQSICDRIVKIPMLGVVNSLNVSCAGSILLWEVTRNRN, from the coding sequence ATGGGAAACAAATCTGATTCGGTTCCCATGAAAGCACTGAAAGTTTCTGTCCGGAATGCTGAATTCCAAATCATTTCGGCCCTCCGGACGAATCGCACCAAACGAAGCCAAGAGAAGGAAGTTTTTGTAGAAGGAACAGAGCCCATCAAGCAATTACTCGCCGCTCGGTGGAAGGTCACGCGGATCCTTTACCGCGAGAATGTTCCCTTATCTAGTTGGGCAAAAGAAGTTTTATCCCTCCACAAAGAAGCAAAACAGTTTGAAGTGAAAGAAGAATTGTATTTGGAACTTTCGGAAAAGGAAACACCATCCGAATTACTCATTACGGCAAAAATTAAGGAATCAGAGTTAACGATTCAATCCAAAAAAACGGAACAGCAATCAAACCAAAACAAACCATTCTACCTACTTTTTGATAGGCCCAGTGATTTAGGGAATTTCGGATCTTTATTACGTTCTGCTGATGCATTCCAAGTGGATTGTGTTTTTGTCATTGGACATTCAATTGATGTGTATGATCCGAAGGTCATCCGTTCCAGTTTAGGAACACTATTTCACACCAAACTTGTGTTTGTGAATGAATTTGAATCACTCGTAAGATTTGTCCAAATGGAGAAAAAACGGAATGGGCTTGTTGTAGTCGGTAGCGATTCAAGTGGTGATTCAAATCTAAGAGAAGTATCCATCCAAACACCAATTTTACTCATTCTTGGTAATGAAAAAAAAGGAATGAGCGTACAACTACAATCTATCTGTGACCGTATCGTCAAAATCCCTATGTTGGGAGTTGTCAACTCCCTGAACGTCTCTTGCGCAGGTTCGATTTTACTATGGGAAGTAACGAGGAACAGAAATTAA
- a CDS encoding FAD-dependent oxidoreductase, with protein sequence MTAYPTLLSPLSLGFTTLKNRTIMGSMHTGLEEAPNGYDRMAAFYGERAKGGVALIVTGGIAPNEAGRVAKGGSVMDTEEEALHHRVVTEAVHKEGGKIAMQILHTGRYGYHDKIVGASNVRAPINMFKPHPLTEEEIWKTIEDFVRCSELAKLAGYDGVEIMGSEGYLINQFIAKRTNNRIDDWGGSFENRIKFPIEIIKAVRKKLGTDFIIIYRLSMLDLVEEGGNIDEVLHLAKEIEKAGATIINTGIGWHEARIPTIAMMVPRAAFTWVTAKVKGHVNIPLVTSNRINTPEVAEEVLSRGDADLVSMARPFLADSFFVEKAKAGKPEEINTCIACNQACLDHIFQGKTASCLVNPRACHETELVITQTKNVKKVAVVGAGPGGMSCAKTLAERGHSVTLFDAQSELGGQLNIARRIPGKEEFKETIRYFDTMLKKFKVNVKLNTYVSSEDLIAEGFEEVVLATGVIPRIPEIPGINGPNVLSYVDVVLKGKPVGKRAVVMGAGGIGFDVSILLTDPGHAFTTENYLKEWGIQTSIEKNGGLGSKETPTGVRDVTMLKRSNSKFGATLGKTTGWIHKTSLEDRKVNQISGVTYKAIESDGVVIEVKGETKKIPCDTVVVCAGQDPNRALLEPLQKAKIPVHLIGGADLASELDAKRAIDQGTRLAVSIG encoded by the coding sequence ATGACAGCATATCCCACATTACTTTCTCCCTTATCTCTTGGATTCACCACACTCAAAAACCGAACCATCATGGGTTCCATGCACACTGGTTTAGAGGAAGCTCCGAATGGTTACGATCGGATGGCCGCATTTTACGGGGAAAGAGCGAAGGGTGGTGTCGCACTCATTGTCACAGGAGGCATTGCTCCGAATGAAGCAGGGCGTGTGGCAAAGGGTGGTAGTGTGATGGACACGGAAGAGGAGGCTCTCCACCACCGAGTGGTCACGGAAGCTGTCCATAAAGAAGGTGGAAAAATTGCCATGCAAATCCTACATACAGGAAGGTATGGGTATCATGATAAAATTGTTGGGGCATCCAATGTCCGAGCACCTATCAATATGTTCAAACCACACCCTCTCACAGAAGAGGAAATTTGGAAAACCATTGAAGATTTTGTACGCTGCTCCGAATTAGCAAAGTTAGCTGGATATGATGGGGTTGAAATTATGGGGAGCGAAGGTTACCTCATCAACCAATTCATTGCCAAAAGGACAAACAACCGAATCGATGATTGGGGAGGGAGTTTTGAAAATCGAATTAAGTTCCCAATTGAAATCATCAAGGCTGTTCGAAAAAAATTAGGTACAGACTTTATCATCATCTACCGTCTGTCAATGTTAGACTTAGTGGAGGAAGGTGGAAATATAGACGAAGTCCTTCACTTGGCAAAAGAAATTGAAAAAGCGGGAGCAACCATCATCAACACAGGGATTGGTTGGCATGAAGCAAGGATTCCAACCATCGCCATGATGGTACCAAGAGCTGCTTTTACTTGGGTCACAGCAAAAGTGAAGGGACATGTCAACATTCCCTTAGTTACTTCTAACCGGATCAATACTCCTGAAGTTGCGGAAGAGGTTCTTTCACGTGGTGATGCCGATTTGGTTTCTATGGCACGTCCTTTCCTTGCGGATTCCTTTTTTGTGGAAAAAGCGAAAGCTGGTAAACCAGAAGAGATCAACACTTGTATCGCTTGTAACCAAGCATGCCTTGATCATATTTTCCAAGGAAAAACCGCAAGTTGTTTGGTGAACCCTAGAGCTTGCCATGAAACGGAACTTGTCATCACCCAAACAAAAAATGTAAAAAAAGTTGCCGTAGTGGGAGCTGGGCCTGGTGGGATGTCTTGTGCCAAAACTCTTGCGGAACGTGGGCATTCCGTCACATTGTTTGATGCGCAATCCGAATTAGGTGGTCAATTGAACATTGCCAGACGAATTCCTGGTAAAGAAGAGTTTAAAGAAACCATTCGCTATTTTGATACGATGTTAAAAAAATTCAAAGTGAATGTGAAACTGAATACTTATGTATCGAGTGAAGATTTGATCGCAGAAGGTTTTGAAGAAGTCGTACTTGCAACAGGAGTCATTCCCAGGATTCCTGAAATTCCAGGGATCAATGGACCGAATGTTCTGAGTTATGTGGACGTTGTATTAAAAGGCAAACCAGTTGGAAAAAGGGCAGTCGTCATGGGAGCAGGTGGAATCGGATTTGATGTGAGTATTTTGCTTACAGATCCAGGCCATGCATTTACCACAGAAAATTACTTAAAGGAATGGGGGATCCAAACCTCCATCGAAAAGAACGGTGGCCTTGGTTCCAAAGAAACGCCAACGGGTGTAAGAGATGTTACCATGTTAAAACGTTCGAATAGTAAATTTGGAGCCACACTTGGTAAAACCACAGGTTGGATCCATAAAACCTCTTTGGAAGACCGTAAGGTGAACCAAATCTCCGGTGTGACGTATAAAGCAATTGAGTCAGATGGAGTTGTCATCGAGGTGAAAGGGGAAACAAAAAAAATCCCTTGTGATACAGTGGTTGTCTGCGCAGGCCAAGACCCGAACCGGGCACTTTTGGAACCTTTACAGAAAGCCAAAATCCCTGTGCACTTAATTGGTGGTGCCGACCTTGCTTCCGAACTAGATGCCAAACGAGCTATTGACCAAGGGACAAGGCTTGCTGTTTCGATTGGCTAA
- a CDS encoding response regulator yields MEILTEKKNGKKGILFVDDESIILLSMKSQVKHHFGEKFKYLTAENAKEAWDLILEFEEEGNSVAVIISDWAMPGMNGDEFLRKVHKRFPSIEKVIITGFADEILLEALEKEIGLITCLKKPWDEKELITAISQAIEV; encoded by the coding sequence GTGGAAATTCTCACGGAGAAAAAAAATGGAAAGAAGGGAATCCTCTTTGTAGATGATGAATCCATCATTTTACTCAGTATGAAATCCCAAGTAAAACACCATTTTGGAGAAAAATTTAAGTATCTAACTGCCGAAAATGCAAAAGAAGCATGGGATCTGATTTTAGAATTTGAAGAAGAAGGAAATTCAGTTGCTGTCATCATTTCTGATTGGGCCATGCCTGGAATGAATGGGGATGAATTTTTACGCAAAGTTCACAAAAGGTTTCCTTCGATTGAAAAAGTCATCATCACTGGATTTGCAGATGAAATATTACTGGAAGCCTTAGAAAAAGAAATTGGGCTCATCACTTGTTTGAAAAAACCTTGGGACGAAAAGGAACTGATCACCGCCATCTCACAGGCCATCGAAGTTTAA
- a CDS encoding PAS domain S-box protein, with amino-acid sequence MQSSQEGSLPQITASTDDHLNVEADLLKTIMDVSSTAIVLLNPQGQILYANPASELVLGIKLNDILSRTYDAPQWKNTSLDGGPWREEDQPFNVILKTKQPVTDIRHAIEDSKGTKKYLSINGSPVFNEAGEIRSLVFLITDITENVLKQKALEDSEAKYRTITELSLSMVYDLEIATGVNHWAGAIYEITGYTPEEYNAIGYEAWMVLIHPEDKEKTIQQFDESMANKTKFSCEYRYRRKDGNYVYIEDNGIFLYDQDGVAYRMFGAMINRTDQIEANLALKESESRLLMSLDAVKMGIWSWDIERRIIYWSPQTYEIYGLDPNLEEITIESYLKLNNEDDLKKVSEEVQRLKEDPTRSGYIIQHRIFHKDGSTRWVESRGNLLRDKDGNPFRLMGTILDVTDAKIAEEALRTSDERFRAFYQFSTEAFLIFDENSLRAKDSNFAFQNLFGYAPEDTKNLKIRSLLTPDSLQKIREKIADHSSDSIEILCKRKNGEVFPALISIKRFKYKQSNSIAYSIFDLSPLKEVEELRQINSEIREKNKLIEKQKIELEMAFENLKRTQEQLVQSEKLAALGQLIAGIAHEINNPIGAVKASNQNMMDWQKRYGIASQLFREAILNVPREEQVILKTILSNLDQPIEFYTGKEERFRKKKNKEILIQYGCSLQDADEFAEAWVELGIGELEDRYLPLFRSHYLRVFLDYLELEIQFRRNTRSIQLAVDRVSKIMYALKNFSHFDSTGKKIKASLQETIETVLTIYQNQLKRGITLIKNYDEVPPIDCYPDDLLHVWTNLIYNSLQAMSFTGKLVITIKDCGEEVLVSLQDSGPGINPDIRSKIFEPFFTTKPPGEGSGLGLDIVNKIVKRHAGRIELTSKPGETIFLIYLPKGN; translated from the coding sequence ATGCAGTCTTCTCAGGAAGGATCATTGCCTCAAATAACAGCTTCGACAGACGATCATTTGAATGTCGAAGCAGATCTTTTGAAAACGATCATGGATGTCAGTTCCACTGCCATCGTCTTACTCAACCCACAAGGACAAATCCTCTACGCCAATCCTGCCTCCGAATTGGTCCTTGGGATCAAATTGAATGACATCCTTTCGAGGACGTATGATGCGCCCCAATGGAAAAATACCTCTCTCGATGGTGGGCCTTGGCGAGAAGAAGACCAACCGTTTAATGTCATACTGAAAACCAAACAACCTGTCACAGACATTCGGCATGCCATAGAGGATTCGAAAGGCACTAAAAAGTATTTATCTATCAATGGTTCACCCGTTTTCAATGAAGCAGGTGAAATCCGTTCCCTTGTGTTTCTCATCACCGATATCACGGAAAATGTTTTAAAACAAAAGGCATTAGAAGATAGCGAGGCAAAGTACCGCACCATCACTGAACTTTCTTTGAGTATGGTTTATGATTTAGAGATCGCAACAGGAGTGAACCATTGGGCAGGAGCGATCTACGAAATCACTGGATATACACCCGAAGAATACAATGCCATTGGTTATGAAGCTTGGATGGTTCTCATCCACCCCGAAGACAAAGAAAAAACCATCCAACAATTTGATGAGTCGATGGCCAATAAAACAAAGTTTTCCTGTGAATATCGATACCGAAGAAAAGACGGAAACTATGTTTATATCGAAGACAACGGTATTTTTTTATATGATCAAGATGGAGTCGCCTATCGAATGTTTGGTGCTATGATCAATCGAACAGACCAGATTGAAGCCAATTTAGCACTCAAAGAATCGGAATCAAGACTTCTCATGTCTCTTGATGCAGTTAAAATGGGGATATGGAGTTGGGACATTGAACGAAGGATCATTTACTGGTCACCTCAAACCTATGAGATTTATGGATTGGATCCTAATTTGGAAGAGATCACCATTGAATCGTATTTAAAGTTGAACAATGAAGATGACTTAAAAAAAGTTTCAGAGGAAGTGCAACGTTTAAAAGAGGATCCAACAAGATCAGGTTACATCATCCAACATAGAATTTTTCATAAGGATGGAAGTACACGCTGGGTTGAATCTAGAGGGAATTTACTAAGAGACAAAGATGGCAACCCGTTTCGATTGATGGGAACGATCTTAGATGTCACCGATGCCAAAATTGCAGAAGAGGCCTTACGCACTTCCGATGAAAGGTTTCGTGCTTTTTATCAATTTTCCACTGAAGCATTTTTGATTTTCGATGAAAATTCTCTACGAGCAAAGGATTCCAATTTTGCGTTTCAAAACTTATTCGGTTATGCACCTGAGGATACAAAGAATTTAAAGATTCGTTCACTGCTCACACCAGATTCACTCCAAAAAATTCGTGAAAAAATTGCCGATCATTCGAGTGATTCCATTGAAATACTATGCAAACGAAAAAATGGGGAAGTATTCCCTGCACTTATTTCCATCAAACGATTTAAATACAAACAATCCAATTCCATTGCATACAGTATTTTTGATTTGAGTCCCTTAAAAGAAGTAGAAGAACTCCGCCAAATCAATTCTGAAATCAGAGAAAAAAACAAACTCATTGAAAAACAAAAAATTGAGCTGGAGATGGCGTTTGAAAATTTAAAACGTACGCAAGAACAATTGGTCCAATCAGAGAAATTGGCTGCCCTGGGGCAACTGATTGCGGGGATTGCGCATGAAATCAATAATCCTATTGGAGCTGTCAAAGCTTCCAATCAAAATATGATGGATTGGCAAAAACGATACGGAATCGCCTCACAGTTGTTTCGTGAAGCGATATTGAATGTTCCTCGGGAAGAACAAGTCATTTTAAAAACAATTTTATCCAATTTAGACCAACCGATTGAGTTTTATACTGGCAAGGAAGAACGATTTCGGAAAAAGAAAAACAAAGAGATCCTCATCCAATATGGATGTAGCCTTCAGGATGCAGATGAGTTTGCAGAAGCTTGGGTGGAATTAGGAATTGGAGAATTGGAAGACAGATATTTACCTCTCTTTCGGTCTCATTATCTTCGAGTATTTTTAGATTATTTAGAATTGGAAATCCAATTTAGACGAAACACTCGGTCGATCCAACTTGCTGTGGATCGTGTATCAAAAATCATGTATGCTTTAAAAAACTTTTCCCATTTTGATTCCACAGGGAAAAAGATCAAAGCATCCCTTCAGGAAACAATTGAAACCGTTTTAACCATTTATCAAAATCAATTAAAAAGAGGAATCACTCTCATCAAAAATTATGATGAAGTGCCACCAATTGATTGTTATCCGGATGATCTATTACATGTTTGGACCAATTTGATTTATAATTCTTTACAAGCGATGTCCTTCACAGGAAAACTTGTGATCACGATCAAAGATTGTGGGGAAGAAGTCCTTGTTTCCTTACAAGACTCAGGTCCAGGTATAAACCCAGACATTCGTTCCAAAATCTTTGAACCTTTTTTCACAACAAAACCTCCGGGAGAAGGAAGTGGGCTTGGTCTGGATATTGTGAATAAAATTGTGAAACGGCATGCGGGAAGGATTGAACTTACTTCCAAACCTGGTGAAACTATTTTTTTGATTTACTTGCCAAAAGGGAATTAA
- a CDS encoding SDR family NAD(P)-dependent oxidoreductase produces MELKNKRIVVTGAGSGIGKETVLQMLKHGNVKILACDLNEKNVVSHPNVIPYKCDVSKPESLDKLIKDADKKLGGIDIFFANAGFAYYEIIPDANWDRIDRIFRTNVFSPLYTLVTLNRQRTTPCLFVVTASAMSHLPLPGYAMYSATKAAVRSFLDAYQCELRPGNRTMIVYPIATRTQFFDSAGKKVPIPFPSQTAETVAKQIVKGILSDKKEVFPSFLFRFIQILDRFLFFPLKIYQKMEAVKLNSHKS; encoded by the coding sequence ATGGAATTAAAAAATAAACGTATCGTAGTCACTGGAGCAGGTTCTGGTATTGGAAAAGAAACCGTCTTACAGATGTTAAAACATGGGAATGTAAAAATTTTAGCTTGTGACTTAAACGAAAAAAATGTGGTTTCTCATCCCAATGTAATTCCGTATAAATGTGATGTATCGAAACCAGAATCCTTAGATAAACTGATAAAGGATGCAGATAAAAAATTGGGTGGCATTGATATCTTTTTTGCCAACGCAGGATTTGCTTATTACGAAATCATTCCTGATGCCAATTGGGATCGAATCGATCGTATCTTTCGAACCAATGTATTTTCTCCATTATATACCCTTGTGACTTTGAACAGGCAAAGGACCACTCCTTGTCTTTTTGTCGTGACTGCCTCTGCCATGAGTCACTTGCCACTGCCAGGATATGCCATGTATTCGGCAACGAAAGCAGCCGTTCGGTCCTTTCTTGATGCCTACCAATGTGAATTGAGACCTGGAAATCGAACGATGATCGTGTACCCGATTGCGACTAGGACACAATTTTTTGACTCTGCAGGGAAAAAAGTCCCTATTCCGTTTCCAAGCCAAACGGCCGAAACAGTAGCAAAACAAATTGTGAAAGGAATCTTAAGCGACAAAAAAGAGGTTTTCCCTTCCTTTTTATTTCGTTTCATCCAAATCTTGGACCGATTTTTATTTTTCCCTTTGAAAATTTACCAAAAAATGGAAGCAGTAAAATTGAATTCGCATAAATCTTAA
- a CDS encoding PP2C family protein-serine/threonine phosphatase, whose product MSRFFDQLFKFLHRFISYSFAIVFFSLQGAFFGAFYAYFFGSALIPDFSIENHPEVVYVFVFATLLAAIGHSIEFGILTPLGYGGFRNDLRKLNSFLKPNETIRHKDILELENNLNTLIHLPKENMYAAIRYAVMVFFSVSITHLICRHPLYELLLVSVGWLSAVFVYGGFSYIISDYFTGNKRVEIKKILAYRDVSVHKNYGILSLKGKFIFLLILILLSLTVLSVFISFGNASLLKISAFIGMTFVEAVILIYMFFQSINLTLEQINESANSLATGGRGALPILSIDKEFILFAENYEKATREVGRIRENLQELVEAKTSELRNSLETVETLKKQQDGDYFLTSLLIKPLSLNKTIGSHVKTDFLIKQKKTFLFHGRENEIGGDICIARTITLRGKDYTFFLNADAMGKSLQGAGGVLVLGAAVQSILERSTAVESVKLLYAERWIKNAYQELHHIFESFDCSMLVSMVMGLIDDETGLMYYLNAEHPWSVLYRKGTAEFIKNNSELRKLGTPFSEKSLEISTLQLIPGDVLVLGSDGRDDIEFVTETTARKINHDEELFLRHVERGNGDLKEIYQSILLMGELTDDLSLMRIAFKENIHQPPRAIRKESYELMRKAKSQIKSEELEGAKNSLLEANRINPENREIQRALIRLLVRMKEYQFAAEKLNTYIEEYPGDTDLIYLASFTYKQTKEYGKAIDMGERIRLRNPGHLSNLIQLVQLYLTIGNLPKAEKTLQLTFLIPSDTNRIEQLKSQIETFRQKIVDEIPS is encoded by the coding sequence ATGAGTCGATTCTTTGATCAATTATTCAAATTTTTACACCGGTTCATTTCTTACAGTTTTGCGATCGTCTTCTTTTCATTACAAGGTGCCTTCTTTGGTGCTTTTTATGCTTACTTTTTTGGATCGGCACTCATTCCTGATTTTTCCATCGAGAACCACCCAGAGGTTGTGTACGTTTTTGTTTTTGCGACTCTCCTTGCAGCGATAGGGCATAGCATCGAATTTGGAATCCTGACCCCACTCGGTTACGGAGGGTTTCGAAATGACTTAAGAAAACTCAATTCATTTCTGAAACCAAATGAAACCATACGCCATAAAGACATCCTTGAATTAGAAAATAATCTAAACACACTCATCCACCTTCCCAAGGAAAATATGTATGCTGCCATTCGTTATGCGGTCATGGTATTTTTTTCCGTTTCGATTACACATCTCATTTGTAGACATCCTCTTTATGAACTTCTTTTGGTTTCAGTTGGATGGCTTTCTGCGGTTTTTGTCTACGGAGGATTTTCCTACATCATTTCTGATTATTTTACAGGAAACAAACGTGTTGAGATCAAAAAAATATTGGCATACCGAGATGTTTCTGTTCACAAGAACTATGGAATCTTAAGCCTAAAAGGAAAGTTTATCTTTTTACTTATCTTAATTCTTTTATCACTTACTGTTTTATCTGTATTTATTTCGTTTGGGAATGCAAGCCTTCTCAAAATCTCAGCCTTCATCGGGATGACATTTGTGGAAGCTGTGATCCTCATTTATATGTTTTTTCAATCCATAAATTTAACCTTAGAACAAATCAATGAATCCGCCAATAGCTTAGCCACAGGAGGTCGAGGTGCCCTCCCCATTCTATCCATTGATAAAGAATTCATTTTGTTTGCTGAAAACTATGAAAAGGCCACAAGAGAAGTAGGAAGGATCAGAGAAAACCTACAAGAATTAGTGGAAGCAAAAACCTCCGAACTTCGAAACAGTTTGGAGACAGTGGAAACTTTAAAAAAACAACAAGATGGTGATTATTTTTTAACGTCACTTCTCATCAAACCACTCAGTTTGAACAAAACTATTGGATCCCACGTCAAAACTGATTTTTTAATCAAACAGAAAAAAACTTTTTTATTCCATGGAAGAGAAAATGAAATTGGTGGTGATATTTGTATCGCTCGAACCATCACACTTCGAGGGAAAGATTATACTTTTTTTCTAAATGCCGATGCTATGGGTAAATCCTTACAAGGAGCCGGAGGAGTCCTTGTGCTAGGGGCTGCCGTTCAGTCCATCTTGGAAAGATCCACTGCAGTTGAATCTGTAAAATTATTGTATGCAGAACGTTGGATCAAAAACGCATACCAAGAACTCCATCATATTTTTGAAAGTTTCGACTGTTCCATGTTAGTTTCAATGGTCATGGGACTCATTGATGATGAAACGGGACTCATGTATTATTTGAATGCCGAACACCCCTGGTCTGTTTTGTATCGAAAAGGAACTGCTGAATTCATTAAAAATAATTCTGAACTTAGAAAATTGGGAACTCCATTTTCGGAAAAATCTTTGGAGATATCCACCTTACAACTCATCCCCGGGGATGTTTTGGTTCTTGGCTCCGATGGTCGGGATGATATTGAATTTGTGACTGAAACCACAGCAAGAAAGATCAATCACGATGAGGAACTTTTCCTTCGCCATGTCGAACGAGGCAATGGTGACCTAAAAGAAATTTACCAATCCATTTTACTGATGGGTGAATTGACCGATGATTTGAGTCTTATGCGAATCGCCTTCAAAGAAAATATACACCAACCGCCGAGAGCGATTCGAAAAGAATCGTATGAATTGATGCGAAAGGCAAAATCACAAATCAAATCAGAAGAATTAGAGGGTGCCAAAAATAGTCTACTCGAAGCAAACCGCATCAATCCAGAAAATCGAGAAATCCAAAGAGCCCTCATCCGACTTCTCGTTCGGATGAAAGAATACCAATTCGCCGCAGAAAAATTAAATACCTACATCGAAGAATACCCTGGGGACACCGATCTGATCTATTTAGCATCGTTCACATACAAACAAACCAAAGAATATGGAAAGGCGATTGATATGGGGGAGAGGATTCGGTTGCGTAACCCGGGCCACTTATCAAATTTAATACAACTTGTACAATTGTACCTCACAATCGGCAATTTGCCCAAAGCCGAAAAAACGCTACAACTAACATTCCTTATTCCCTCCGACACCAATCGCATCGAACAACTCAAATCACAAATCGAAACTTTCCGACAGAAAATTGTTGATGAAATTCCGTCATAA
- a CDS encoding DUF1566 domain-containing protein, which produces MTHIKYWPIPLILCVPILYSCQNSDLSNVCDPKSDLYIESFLLRFVNFDETPHCGVVLRVDPPTYLICPALDPKLNGSFFVESFVTDGNRLSFSSNPPLPSGVNFSFFGASLEGTYTGWKANPTEYTITASNPKGSASCSYKPAWMGKPPLKTNITTCYDAAGNQDPTCTSVPGQDGQLQKGTNTSYVGPSLVSGVEITSDIATGLVWTSCIRGRTGIGCSTVGSITFTYAAAQTECTSLNSGSGFADRTDWRVPEIEEYISTFDHSTESPSINATYFPQTESFNYKSNTSNAASTGAFYPTFIQSSIGFGNYTDGHHLRCVATPKHPFTKRLVDQLDGTILDLDTSLVWQKCTAGQPNVPTCTGGTDVLSTWTTAINYCQTLTLSGKSWRLPNANELKSIIDYRTNFGTPGFNSVFFSNTASSAFWSSSPVLGTPSTLAYAVDFGSSGGGPALKTSNAVRTRCVTDYR; this is translated from the coding sequence ATGACACATATCAAATATTGGCCGATTCCACTGATTTTATGTGTCCCTATTCTCTATTCATGCCAAAACTCTGACTTATCCAACGTCTGTGATCCCAAATCCGATTTATACATAGAGAGTTTCCTGTTACGATTTGTTAATTTTGACGAAACACCACACTGTGGTGTTGTCCTAAGAGTTGACCCACCCACTTACCTAATCTGTCCAGCACTTGACCCAAAACTGAATGGGAGTTTTTTTGTGGAATCTTTTGTAACGGATGGTAACCGTCTGAGTTTTTCTAGTAACCCACCTCTCCCTTCTGGAGTGAATTTTTCTTTTTTCGGGGCTTCTTTAGAAGGAACATATACTGGTTGGAAGGCAAATCCAACCGAGTACACCATCACAGCGAGTAATCCGAAAGGAAGTGCTAGTTGTAGCTACAAACCAGCTTGGATGGGAAAACCTCCACTCAAAACCAATATCACAACTTGTTATGACGCAGCAGGAAACCAAGATCCAACTTGCACTTCTGTTCCAGGCCAAGATGGACAGTTACAAAAAGGAACAAATACAAGTTATGTGGGCCCATCACTTGTTTCCGGAGTTGAAATCACATCGGATATAGCGACTGGACTCGTTTGGACAAGTTGCATCCGAGGTAGGACTGGCATCGGTTGCTCGACAGTGGGATCCATCACTTTTACGTATGCTGCTGCGCAGACCGAATGTACAAGCTTAAACTCTGGTTCGGGATTTGCAGACCGAACGGATTGGCGTGTTCCGGAAATTGAGGAATACATTAGCACCTTCGATCATTCAACAGAAAGCCCTTCAATCAATGCAACGTATTTTCCACAAACAGAAAGTTTCAATTATAAATCAAACACATCGAATGCGGCAAGTACGGGAGCTTTTTATCCAACCTTCATCCAATCTTCGATAGGATTTGGGAACTATACTGACGGCCACCATCTGCGATGTGTTGCCACTCCCAAACATCCATTTACCAAACGTTTGGTGGACCAATTGGACGGTACCATTTTGGATTTGGACACATCCCTTGTTTGGCAAAAATGTACAGCGGGGCAACCGAATGTTCCCACTTGTACAGGCGGAACGGATGTTCTCAGTACATGGACAACAGCAATCAATTATTGCCAAACATTGACGCTTTCTGGCAAATCTTGGCGACTACCGAATGCGAATGAATTAAAAAGTATCATCGACTACCGTACGAATTTTGGAACTCCAGGATTTAATTCTGTTTTTTTTTCGAACACGGCATCTTCCGCTTTTTGGTCGTCAAGCCCTGTCCTTGGCACCCCTTCCACCTTAGCATATGCCGTAGATTTTGGAAGCTCGGGAGGAGGACCTGCCTTAAAAACTAGCAACGCAGTCCGCACTCGCTGTGTCACAGACTATCGTTAA